In Apis cerana isolate GH-2021 linkage group LG5, AcerK_1.0, whole genome shotgun sequence, a single genomic region encodes these proteins:
- the LOC107994356 gene encoding molybdopterin synthase catalytic subunit isoform X1, with protein MDTTKDIVKLQQEELNIGYIIDLVTASNCGAVSNFIGITRDNFDNKKVLKLEYEAYEPMALKEMNNICSKIRSQWNVHHIAIYHRLGEVPVSKASVVIAISSPHREESLKAVEYAINALKSSVPIWKKEIYDTQEMQWKENKECAWSNIHDAIDFEESENITITNEIETTVEYDSEEEEEKEESKIIIDPNLVQIRASSNELNHRISAFIERKRQQVNIVNVQEFCCHRDQNDENEDSCARVDAILIRRKDSKSHVKVHRVLNTWGPQTVDQHVLHKVTMSGANQINNYSSVLDERISTTEKILGINRPVPKDVYERLKNIEDRILYLEGISPEYKNLWKTEDMNNLKGTFKPIRKRVNIILFMLSFKVYSFSQNDYFTTIK; from the exons ATGGATACTACAAAGGATATTGTGAAATTACAACAAGAAGAGTTAAATATtggatatataattgatttagtAACTGCATCTAATTGTGGAGctgtatcaaattttattggtATTACTcgtgataattttgataataaaaag gttttaaaattagaatacgaAGCATATGAACCAATGgcattaaaagaaatgaataatatatgttcAAAAATTCGTTCTCAATGGAATGTTCATCATATTGCTATATATCACCGTTTAGGAGAAGTACCAGTATCTAAAGCAAGTGTAGTAATTGCAATTTCATCTCCCCATAGAGAAGAATCATTAAAAGCTGTTGAATATGCTATTAATGCATTGAAATCATCTGTTCCaatttggaaaaaagagatatatgACACACAAGAAATGCAATGGAAGGAAAACAAAGAATGTGCCTGGTCAAAta TTCATGATGCAATTGATTTTGAAGAATCAGAAAATATCACAATaacaaatgaaatagaaacaacAGTAGAATATGAtagtgaagaagaagaagaaaaagaagagtctaaaataataattgatccaAATCTCGTTCAAATTCGCGCTTCGTCGAATGAATTAAATCATAGAATATCAGCTTTTATTGAACGAAAACGTCAACAAGTAAATATTGTGAATGTACAAGAATTTTGTTGTCACAG agatcaaaatgatgaaaatgaagATTCTTGTGCAAGAGTTGATGCCATTCTTATTAGAAGAAAAGATTCAAAAAGTCATGTAAAAg tacaTAGAGTACTTAATACATGGGGACCGCAAACGGTAGATCAACATGTTTTGCATAAAGTTACAATGTCGGGagcaaatcaaataaataattattcatcggTATTAGATGAGAGAATTTCAACTActgaaaaaattcttggaataaaTCGACCTGTTCCCAAAGATGTTTATGAAAggcttaaaaatattgaagatagaatattatatttagaaggCATATCTcctgaatataaaaatctttgg aaaacagAAGATATGAATAATCTTAAAGGAACATTTAAACCAATTAGAAAAAGGGTAAATATTATACTGTTTATGTTATCTTTCAAAGTGTATAGTTTTTCacaaaatgattatttcactactataaaataa
- the LOC107994356 gene encoding molybdopterin synthase catalytic subunit isoform X2, with protein MDTTKDIVKLQQEELNIGYIIDLVTASNCGAVSNFIGITRDNFDNKKVLKLEYEAYEPMALKEMNNICSKIRSQWNVHHIAIYHRLGEVPVSKASVVIAISSPHREESLKAVEYAINALKSSVPIWKKEIYDTQEMQWKENKECAWSNIHDAIDFEESENITITNEIETTVEYDSEEEEEKEESKIIIDPNLVQIRASSNELNHRISAFIERKRQQVNIVNVQEFCCHRDQNDENEDSCARVDAILIRRKDSKSHVKVHRVLNTWGPQTVDQHVLHKVTMSGANQINNYSSVLDERISTTEKILGINRPVPKDVYERLKNIEDRILYLEGISPEYKNLWKTEDMNNLKGTFKPIRKRTYSMAELDSKLHELEDKYAKRAK; from the exons ATGGATACTACAAAGGATATTGTGAAATTACAACAAGAAGAGTTAAATATtggatatataattgatttagtAACTGCATCTAATTGTGGAGctgtatcaaattttattggtATTACTcgtgataattttgataataaaaag gttttaaaattagaatacgaAGCATATGAACCAATGgcattaaaagaaatgaataatatatgttcAAAAATTCGTTCTCAATGGAATGTTCATCATATTGCTATATATCACCGTTTAGGAGAAGTACCAGTATCTAAAGCAAGTGTAGTAATTGCAATTTCATCTCCCCATAGAGAAGAATCATTAAAAGCTGTTGAATATGCTATTAATGCATTGAAATCATCTGTTCCaatttggaaaaaagagatatatgACACACAAGAAATGCAATGGAAGGAAAACAAAGAATGTGCCTGGTCAAAta TTCATGATGCAATTGATTTTGAAGAATCAGAAAATATCACAATaacaaatgaaatagaaacaacAGTAGAATATGAtagtgaagaagaagaagaaaaagaagagtctaaaataataattgatccaAATCTCGTTCAAATTCGCGCTTCGTCGAATGAATTAAATCATAGAATATCAGCTTTTATTGAACGAAAACGTCAACAAGTAAATATTGTGAATGTACAAGAATTTTGTTGTCACAG agatcaaaatgatgaaaatgaagATTCTTGTGCAAGAGTTGATGCCATTCTTATTAGAAGAAAAGATTCAAAAAGTCATGTAAAAg tacaTAGAGTACTTAATACATGGGGACCGCAAACGGTAGATCAACATGTTTTGCATAAAGTTACAATGTCGGGagcaaatcaaataaataattattcatcggTATTAGATGAGAGAATTTCAACTActgaaaaaattcttggaataaaTCGACCTGTTCCCAAAGATGTTTATGAAAggcttaaaaatattgaagatagaatattatatttagaaggCATATCTcctgaatataaaaatctttgg aaaacagAAGATATGAATAATCTTAAAGGAACATTTAAACCAATTAGAAAAAGG acATATTCCATGGCAGAACTTGATTCAAAATTGCATGAATTAGAAGATAAATATGCCAAAAgagcaaaataa